The following are from one region of the Halorussus rarus genome:
- a CDS encoding DUF7116 family protein, with product MATVSTPPIDHAKSIFADLGYTVSGDGEEFRAERKWRVVRVTAVADSDDTPDDGELRCFVAWNEQASELRNRLRRTDPEYEWAIIGVEDGGDYEVLRAPPSATAAV from the coding sequence ATGGCCACTGTTAGCACACCGCCCATCGATCACGCGAAGTCGATTTTCGCAGACCTGGGCTACACCGTCTCCGGCGACGGCGAGGAGTTCCGGGCCGAACGGAAGTGGCGAGTCGTGCGCGTCACGGCTGTAGCGGACTCGGACGACACACCGGACGACGGCGAACTTCGATGCTTCGTCGCGTGGAACGAGCAGGCGTCGGAGCTCCGCAATCGACTCCGACGGACGGACCCCGAGTACGAGTGGGCGATCATCGGCGTCGAGGACGGCGGCGACTACGAGGTCCTCCGCGCACCGCCGAGCGCCACGGCGGCAGTGTAA
- a CDS encoding DUF5816 domain-containing protein translates to MDATTTTEGRTVYVARDEGDRGSKGPFFVVYGDEARENRYGYLCGNCERVDNAMDPMGRIECNVCGNVRKPTEWDAAHE, encoded by the coding sequence ATGGACGCGACCACGACGACCGAGGGACGGACGGTGTACGTCGCCCGCGACGAGGGCGACCGGGGCTCGAAGGGTCCCTTCTTCGTCGTCTACGGCGACGAGGCTCGCGAGAACCGGTACGGCTACCTCTGCGGGAACTGCGAGCGCGTCGACAACGCGATGGACCCGATGGGCCGCATCGAGTGCAACGTCTGCGGGAACGTCCGGAAGCCGACGGAGTGGGACGCCGCCCACGAGTGA